One Algoriphagus sp. Y33 genomic window, AAGCATAGCGTCACAGTAGCCAAATACGGAAAGGCTTATTCAGTACTTTTTAACCTAGCGTGGCAGGGACTAAAACCACTGTATCCATAGGTAAAAAACCTCCGTGTCTTTTGTGACTTCAATAATAGGCTATAAAAAAAGCTCTGATTTTGCAATCAGAGCTTTTGGGAAATAATTGGTTTAGTCTAGGCTGTTAGAAAAATAGCGTTTTACTCCTTCCCTGTCCGTCAATCACTTTCAGGTATACATCATTTGATTTCATGTTGTTGAATGAGTAATCCTTCTTAAAACCTTCTGCTTGATCAACATGCTCAGAATAGATAACCTCTCCCGATTTGGCAGAATAGACCTCCACATTGACTCCAGGCTCCGTTAATCCTATTACAGTTACACTTACCGTATTTTCATCAACTGTTTTACCATAGGCCATTAGAGGCAAAGCTGCCGAAGGAATCGGCTCGTTGGTAGTTGCAATAGTATAGGTCACTTCCTCTTGGTTTGTTTCGATTTTTACCTTGTATTCTCCCGCCGGCAAATTATCCATATTATAAGGTACCATCAAGTTCTCGCCTTTTACTCGTACTTTTCTGCTGCTAAGGATTTTTCCGTCCTGATTCAAAATGGAAATTTTTGCACTTCCTACGCCTTCATTCAGCATCACATTGACTTTCTTATGCGTAGAATTTACGGTTGACAAAGCCCTTAGATCTTCGCTTGCGTTGGCTGCCAAAGAACTTAAAGATAATGCGCCGGCTAATGCTATTGTTAATAGAGTTTTCATAATATGTTGGTTTAAATTTTTTAGATTTTGTGTTATGCATTCCCTATTGCCAAGCGCATACCAATCCAAAAAGTCAAGCTTTCTCTAAGGGTCAATATTTTTCAAAACATTAAACTTTCTGAGAAATCCCAGAATTTAATTCTGATGAATTCACAGTTTTTTAACAAAACATGTACAATATATGGTCACTTCTCTGTTCGTATGTATTACAAGCGGACACTTTCATCGTAATTCACTCATTTCTGGGGTTACAATAAACCAAGCTTGTTAAGGAAATTTAATTTTGAAAAAGTTCAAAAATTGTGAATCGGATTTGGATGCCAATCAAACACCTGTACACTTTCGAACACACATCGTCCGATAGAATACAAGCTATCGATCACTTGTTTGGAGGTAGCGGGCACAGCTGACCATATTTTTGGTGTTTATCCATCAGTTGAAGACTATAGTTTCTCCAGATCTTGAAGAATAGTAAAAAATAAAAGGATGTTTCAAAAGTTCTTCTTTGGAAAGTATCTTGAATTTAATGTAATTGTCATTATGATACAATAGAAATTTGACTAAGCCTACACGCAAGCAACCTTCTAATTAAAACCCAAAAGAAACCTAGCAATGAAAAAAAATCTACTGCTCTCTATCCTTTCTTTTTGCCTGATAGCAATAAGCACACAAGCTCAAGAAGCTTTATTCAGCTCCCAACAAATCACATCTCCGGAAATCCACAAGGACGGGTCTGTCACTTTTCGCATCTTTGCTCCACGTGCGAGCTCAGTTCAGGTGACAGGAGATTTTCTCCCTACAGTAAAAACCCAAACACCTATGGGAGAAATGGATGGTCCGGGCAAGGCTGAGCTAACAAAAGACGACAAAGGAGTTTGGTCAATTACCACTCCCGTGCTTTCTCCTGAACTCTACAGCTATTCCTTTATCGTAGATGATCTTAAGACTACAGACCCGGCCAATCCATTTCTGATCCGTGATGTGGCTTCAGTCACCAATGTATTTATCGTGGGTAAAGGACAGGCGGATCTTTATCGGGTCAAGGATGTACCGCATGGCACTGTTGCCCGTCGCTGGTATGATTCTCCGGGTTTGAAAATGGATCGGAGACTCACCATCTATACCCCTCCGGGATATGAACAATCAAAAGACAAATTTCCCGTATTATATCTATTGCATGGTGCCGGTGGAGATGAGGAAGCCTGGATAGCTCTGGGCAGAACCGCACAGATTATGGATAATATGATTGCTGAAGGAAAGGCCAAGCCGATGATTGTGGTGATGCCAAACGGCAACGTAATCCAGGATGCTGCTCCCGGAGAAGGAAACGGCGGGATGTACAAACCTGCCTTTATGATCCCGAAAACCATGGATGGAACTTATGAAGTGAATTTCACGGATATTATCTCTTTTATAGAAAACAATTATCGGGTTAAGTCAGATAAAGCAAACCGGGCTATCGCAGGTCTATCTATGGGCGGATACCATACGATGCATATCTCCAGGTTTTATCCAAACACGTTTGATTACATAGGGCTATTCTCCGCTGCTATTATGCCACGGGAAGATGCTACCAGCAGTGTGTATTCTGATATAGACGGCACATTGAAAACGCAAATGGACAATGGATATGAGCTCTATTGGATTGCTATAGGAAAAACTGATTTTCTCTACGATGCCAATAAGGAATACAGGGCAAAACTAGATGCTATGGGGATGCCTTACGAATATATAGAATCTGAGGGCGGACATATCTGGAAAAACTGGAGGATCTATTTGACCCAATTCGTTCCACTCCTTTTCAACTAAAACTCATAGAATAGCATTCTAAAAAGAAGCGTGGATGTTACCTGCGCTTCTTTTTTACCAACTTACAACTTCCCTACAAGGAAATCGCCTTTAAAAATCCAATCTGTCCCCCTCAAGGGTTAATATATTTAAAAGCAAAAGTGATTTCGCTGAGCTTCACTATCCAAACGGTGGTTAAACCGGTTCATTTTTGTATTTTCAAAACTCATTAACTCTGAGTTCGATGAAAGAATCCCGCCGAATAGAAAGCCTTTTTGCAAAGCAATACAATGGAAATCCTTGGCTGGGGGTGAATATGGTAGATAAACTCAGCCAAATCACACCCGAACAAGCCGCTCACAAATTTTCTCCCCAAGCCAATTCCATATGGGAGATTCTTAATCACATGATAGGCTGGCGAGAACTTGTACTCCGAGGAATCCCCAAAAACAACTATTCAAGTCCAAATCATAATTTCATTCAGCCTATTACAAATACTACTAAAGAAGAGTGGCAAAAAACTCTTGCCCATTTAGAAAAATCCCAAGAGGATTGGCTGCAATACTTATCGACCTTGGATGAGATGATTTTGGGTGAAACATTTGGGGATATGAGCTACTCCTATTACGAGTTGATTTTAGGAGTATTGCACCACGACATTTATCATTTTGGTCAAATTTCAATCCTGTTCCGATTGATAACTGAGGGAGTATAATAATCAGTAAAGACTCTTCCTCAATTGAGACTTCGTAAATAGACATAAAAAATACACTTGGGAAATAGCGCTTCCGCTTTCTGTTGCTCTCTCGTTTATCAACCCGAGCACTAGCCTGTCCGGCAGGCAAGCAACCTCGACACCAAATATCGTACAGTGAGATTGTCGCACTCCTCCGTCGTCACCGATGACGTAATTTCTACTCTCTCTGCGAAAACCTCCGTGCCTACAGCGGTTAATAATAACTTTCAGAAAATGCTCCTTGGAATATTCTATCCTTGCCTGATGATTACCATTAGCCATTAACTTTTGACAAACAATTACGTTTTCCAAGTTATGAGAATATTTCTTTTGGCCTTTTTCTGTTTTTGCCTCGCAACAGTGAACTCCTTGGCTCAAGACATCATCTTAAAACTAAAACCTTCAGAAAAAACCTCCCAAGAAAGGAATTATACTTTCGAGCATGTTCTCGACTCCCGGGTATCAAAATCAATTGGTGAAATCTATGATTCTGGGCGAAATAGGCATAAAGCGAACTTTGGGGAAAAATTCTCAGAAGAAGTACTTAAGTTTTTCAATGCCAAAATAATTCCTTCCCAAACTATTGACCACCACATTACAATCAAAATCTACAATATAGACCTCAAGGAAATTTATCAAGCAGGTCGCAACTCATATAAAGGAGACCTACAATTAGGCTTGGGATTTTTTCTAACCGGCAAAGATGAACCTGTTCACTTGGTGGACTTCAACGGTAAACTTCAATACAGCAGACCCGCCTCACAAATGCATCATGCAGAAGCATCTATCCAAAGACTATTCGAAAATAGCAGGGAATACTTTGATGCCTGGCTTGCTACCCAATACCAAAGCAACAGAGCTCTGGTCAAATCAGTCCGGCTGAATATTATCGACCCCATAAGACCAAGCAGCAAAGACACCGTGTTTTATGATCCGGGCAGGCCATTGACTTGGGTAGATTTCACAGAAAGCCCCAACCCCAAAAGTACTTTCAATGCCGCTATATTCAGTAGTCTTTCCATAGAAGGAAATGCAACAATTGAGGATGGGGAAATAGTACAGAATCTGGAAATTAAGGTATATATGCTGCCCAATCAATCTTGGGTGAAAAATGCCAATGGCTATGCCAGCAATCACGAGCAAAGACATTTTGACCTTACCAGAGTCACCGCCGACCGGATGATAGCAAGATTGAAAGATACAGAATTGGAGCCTGAACTATTTGAAGCAAAACTCAATACCATCTACATGGATTCCTACAGAGAAATGAATCGCCTACAGGAATTGTACGACGGCCAGACTAGACATGGCTTAAATAAAGAAATACAGGCTAGATGGAATCAGATAATCACTCAAGCATTGGCAGGAAATTGGGCGATACTCGATGAAATGCTATTGGAGGAAAAGTAAGTTGACTGAAAAATCTCCAAAGTTTAATTTTCGAAAAAGTGCCTCTCCATTTGCATATTTTCTAGTCATCCCTATCTTTGCCAACGATAATGGAAAACAGCAATAGAAATATTGATTTTTTAGCAACTGCACATCAGGGCAACTTGATGCACCATTTCCATCATTCCTCCTGAGGAATAGTATAACACACCCGGTGAAGCCGATGATAGGGATTCCGCTTTTAACCAACATTTATTACATCCTTTTATTTCTTAGCGTAACTTGCCACCATGGAAAAAATAATCCGTATTGCCGTACAAAAAAGCGGCAGATTATCCGAAGATTCACTCAGCCTCATCAAAGAATGCGGCATCAAATTCTATAATGGAACGGGTAAACTCAAGTCCACTTCCACCAATTTCCCTATCGAATTCTTATTTCTTCGTGACGACGATATCCCGGGGTATGTAGCCGACGGCGTAGCTGATCTTGGAATCGTAGGTCAAAACGAAGTAGTGGAGAAAGATAAAAATGTCACTACCCTAAAAGCTTTGGGATTTTCCAAATGCAGGCTTTCCCTTGCCGTGTCCAAAGGACAACAATACAATGGAGTGGAGTTCTTTGAAGGAAAAAGCATTGCCACCTCCTATCCCAAAATCCTTGGAGATTATCTCAAAAGTCAAAACATCAATGCAGATATCCACGAAATCTCCGGCTCAGTAGAAATTGCGCCCAGTATAGGCTTAGCTGAAGGAATCTGCGATATAGTCAGCTCCGGCTCCACACTGATGATGAATGGCCTGAAAGAAGTCGAAGAAATCTTCAAATCCGAGGCTGTACTGATCGCAAATAACGGCCTGGAAGATTGGAAAAAGGAAATTGCCGAAAAATTACTTTTCAGAATCAATGCTGTCCAAAAAGGTAAGAGCAGCAAATATGTGCTCTTGAACGCTCCAAATGAATCCATTGAAAAAATTATCAATCTGATTCCCGGAATGCGCAGCCCTACGATTTTACCACTTGCACAGGAAGGTTGGTCATCTGTCCATTCTGTTTTGAATGAAGATCAATTCTGGGAAAATATCGAGGAACTCAGAGCTGCCGGCGCAGAAGGCATACTAGTCGTTCCTATCGAAAAGATGATTCTTTAATCCTGCAAAATTAATTGCGCCACCATAGACCGGAAATCGAATGAAATCGAGAATGGCTAAAGAGTCACACGGAGGAATGATTATCTGTTATGCGACCTGCCTGACGCAGGCGGGGATTCCCCGTCCGACAATCGCCGGGCATCCCGTTTCCTTCGTCACAGGACAGGTTATGCCTCTGCAAAAAAATATAAACACATGAAAATCCTGGACAATCCTAACAAGGAAACTTGGAAAAAGCAGTTGGCGCGACCGACCTTTAAAACCAAGCAAATAACTAAAATCGTAAAACCGATTCTGAGAAAAGTGAAAAGAAATGGCGATAAAGCCCTTCTCAAATTCGCAATGGAATACGATCATGTTGAATTGGAGTCATTATTTCCCAGTGAACTGGAAATCCAATCAGCTTCGGCGGCCATTTCACCGGAATTGAAAGAAGCTATTCGGGTAGCCAAATCCAATATCGAGCGATTCCACATGGCTCAGGCAACACCTGAATTGATAGATGAAGTGATGCCCGGCGTAATTTGCAAAAGAAAGAGTATCCCAATACAAAAGGTGGGATTATATATTCCCGGGGGAACTGCCCCCCTTTTCAGTACAGTATTGATGTTGGGAATTCCTGCAGTATTGGCAGGATGCAAAGAGATTGTGCTTTGCTCTCCTCCTAACAGAGAAGGTAACATACATCCTGCTATTCTCTATACAGCCGGATTGGTAGGGATCACCAAAATCGTGAAGGTCGGTGGAGCACAGGCAATAGCTGCCATGACCTATGGAACTGAAAGTGTACCTAGAGTGGATAAGATCTTTGGTCCCGGAAACCAATTTGTGACAGCTGCAAAACAGATGGCGACAAAATACGGAGTGGCAATTGATATGCCTGCCGGACCTTCAGAGGTATTGGTCTATGCCGATGATTCTGCAAACCCAGCCTTTGTGGCAGCTGACTTACTTTCTCAGGCAGAGCATGGTGTGGACAGTCAAGTCATTTTGGTCACAGATACAGAGAAATTTGCTCAACGCGTGATCAAAGAAATTGATACTCAGCTGGAAGAGTTGCCAAGAAAAGACATAGCAAAGAAAGCGTTGGAAAATTCAAGGGCAGTCATAATGGACAATATGGAAGAAGCCATGGAATTGATCAACTTCTATGCACCTGAGCACCTAATCATCAGCGTAGTGGAAGAAGAAAAAGCTGTGGACGCCGTTTATAATGCAGGCTCCGTTTTCATTGGAAACTTTACCCCCGAATCAGCCGGTGATTATGCTTCAGGCACCAATCATACCTTGCCTACCTATGGGTATGCCAGAAACTATAGCGGAGTATCTCTTGACAGTTTTGTGAAGAAAATCACCTATCAAAAAATCAGTCCTGAAGGGTTGAAAAACTTAGGGCCTACCATAGAAATCATGGCAGAAAACGAGCTGCTTTATGCTCACAAAAATGCCGTATCCATACGACTCAAACATCTCAAAAAACGGAAAAAATGAAGTTTGACTTAACCCCACTACTCAGACCGCACATCGCAAACCTTCAACCATACACATCTGCCCGTGATGAATATACAGGCAAGGAAGGGATATTTCTGGATGCAAATGAAAACCCTTATGGCTCTGTCACAGATGAGGATTACAACCGCTATCCTGATCCCTACCAACTCGAACTGAAGGATGAAATTGCAAAAATCAAGGGAGTAAAGCCCTCTCAAATATTCCTTGGAAACGGCTCTGACGAGGCAATTGATCTGCTTTTTCGGGCATTTTGTAATCCGGGTAAAGACAATGTGATCCTGCTGCCTCCTACTTATGGAATGTATGAAGTAAGTGCCGGAATTAACGATGTAGAAACCCGGAAAGTCCCTTTAACTCCTGATTTCCAACTTCAGCCGGATCTCATCCTACAAGCGATAGATACGCACACTAAAATCATATTCGTCTGCTCCCCCAATAATCCAAGCGGTAATAAAGTAAATCGGGAGGATATTCTAAGATTACTTAAAGAATTTAATGGTCTGGTGGTCGTAGACGAAGCCTACATAGATTTTAGCGACGAGCCAAGCTTTACTGACTATTTGGGCGAATATGGAAATCTGCTAGTCATGCAGACCTTTTCCAAAGCCTGGGGACTTGCTTCCCTCAGACTGGGAATGGCATTTGCCGGCAAGAAAATGATCAAAATTCTCAACAGAATCAAACCTCCATACAATATCTCCGGGCTGACCCAAGATACGGTTTTGGCTGCCATTCAAAAGGTGGACAAGGTCAATAGAATGATTGCCGATATACTTCAAGAGCGCGAGCATTTAAAGGAAGAAATGGGCAAACTCGATTTTGTGGAGAAAATCCACCCTTCCCATGCGAATTTTCTTTTGGTGAAAATACCCAATGCAGGTCATGTGTATGATGATCTGATTGAGGAAAAAATCATCGTCAGAAACAGATCGAAAGTGCAGCTATGTGAAGAATGTCTGAGAATCTCCGTAGGCACACGGGCAGAAAATGAATCCTTCATCCAAGCACTAAAGAAAATATACACAGAAAGCTTTAAGTTATAAACCATGAAGAAGAAAGTGCTTTTTATAGATCGGGACGGAACCATCATCAAAGAACCGCCCACTGATTTTCAAGTTGACAGCTTAGAGAAGTTGGAATTTTTGCCAAAGGCAATTTCCAACCTTCGCAAAATCGCCGAGGAAACTGATTTTGAATTGGTCATGGTAACCAACCAGGATGGGTTGGGCACGGATTCTTTTCCTGAAAAAACATTCTGGCCCGCACAGTTCAAGATGCTCAAAACACTGGAACAGGAGAATATTTTCTTCAAGGAAATCCATGTGGACAAGACTTTTGAAAAAGACAATGCTCCTACCAGAAAACCAGGAACAGGACTACTGACTGCATACTTTTCCGAAGAGTACGATCTGGCCAATTCCTATGTAATCGGAGATCGGCAGACAGATGTGAAGCTGGCAGAAAACCTTGGAGCAAAAGCTATTTTCATAGGCTCATCAGCTGAAAATGCAGCTTTGGTTACCACCGACTGGGATGAGATCTATGAATTTCTGAAAATGCCTCCCCGTGCAGCAGAAGTAAGCCGCAAGACTTCTGAAACTGACATTTACATCAAACTGAATCTAGATGGAAACGGAAGCTGTGACATCAAAACAGGTTTGCATTTCTTTGACCATATGCTGGAGCAGCTAGGCAAACATGGCAGCACAGATCTTGAGATCAAGGTTAATGGCGATTTGCACATAGATGAACATCACACGATAGAAGATACGGCATTGGCTCTTGGAGAGGCGTATTTAAAAGCTTTGGGAGACAAAAAAGGAATCTATCGCTACGGTTTCCTTCTTCCTATGGATGATGTATTGGCTCAGGTAGCTATTGACTTTGGAGGCAGACCTTGGATGGTATGGGATGCGGAATTCAAGCGGGAAAAAGTAGGCGATATGCCAACTGAGATGTTCTATCATTTCTTCAAATCCTTTTCTGACACTGCCAAATGCAACTTGAATATCAAAGCAGAAGGGGATAATGAGCATCATAAAATTGAGGCTATCTTCAAGGCATTGGCAAGAGCCATTAAGATGGCGGTAATGCGGGATGCCAGAAATATCAATCAACTTCCAAGTACCAAGGGAGTACTTTAGTAATCAGCTGTTTACCGGAAACCTTGCTATAAAGGAGGGAATTCCTAAAATTTCGTAGGGATTAGGAAAATTTCGAAAGAAATATTTTTCCTAATCCTATTTTTTTTGTTCATTTAGTCATGAAACGACTTTTACGTACCCTGACTATACTCTTATTAGTATATACAAGTAGCTCATGTTCAAGCAACATTCAAACTATTGAGCATCTTTTTAACGACAAAAAATACGATGATGTCATCTCGGATTTAAACCAATATCTTTTCTTTCATGTGACGGATGTCAAGGCACTGCACATGCGGGCACGTTGCTATGAAGAACTTGGGGAAATCGCAAAATCAAAGGCTGATTACATGCATATCTTAACTATCGACTCTGAATACGCTCAGGCACATGCAGGACTAGGTAAGCTGTTTTTTGAACAAAAAGATTATGAAAATGCTGAGTTGCAGCTTCTTCGCGCGGCTTCACTTGATCCCCATGACTTTGATATTCTATATCTTCTAGGCCGCAGCATGCTCATGACTGAGAAATTCCGAAAAGCAGAAGAACTCCTCCGAAAAGCCATAGAACTAAACCCTGATCATGCAAAAGTTTATTTTTACACGGGTATGGCACTTGCTTATCAGGGAGATCCTGTAGGCTGTGCAGCATCTTTTAACTCCTATGTAAACCGAGAACCTGACAACATGGTAGGCAGATATAATCGGGGATTTGCTTATATGAATGCTGGATACTTACATTGGGCTATAGAGGATTTTGATGCTGTCCTCAAAGAAAACCCAAATCATCTAGAGGCTATGGCTCATAAAGGTTTATGTATGGTCTCCATGGGCGACTCCGAGGGCTGCACCCTAGTCCAAAATGCTGCAAACAAAGGAAGTGAATATGCAAAAAGCCAACTAGAATATTGCCATTCCTAATTTTTCATTCTTCCAAGCTACACCGACTTCCATATCCGAATAAACTAAATCACTAAGTATTTCCTTAAAATAAGCTACTTTAACCAAAATTTATACAGTCCGTACTTCTAAAATCGGTCTTTAGGCTTACTTTTGGCCTTTGCTAGACCATGGATCATAGAAAACTCGTCATTATTCCCACTTTCAATGAGAAAGAAAACATTCTAGAGATGATCCAATCGGTCATGGGTCTTGTAGGTGGATTTGAACTTTTGGTAATTGACGATGGAAGCCCTGACGGTACGGGAGACCTTGTGAAAAGTAAGAAATCAGACTTCCCCGGACGACTCCACCTGATTGAGCGAGAAGGTAAGCTAGGACTGGGTACGGCATATATTACCGGTTTCAAATGGGCGTTAGAAAGAGATTATGATTTCATTTTCGAAATGGATGCGGATTTCTCACATAATCCTGAGGATTTGATCCGACTTTACCAAGCTTGTGCTGAAAAGCATTTTGATCTGGCAATTGGATCCAGGTATATCACAGGAGTCAATGTGGTAAACTGGCCCATGGGTAGAGTTCTGATGTCTTATTTTGCCAGCGTCTATGTGAAATTCATTACAGGACTACCTGTCAAGGATTCTACAGCCGGCTTCAAATGCTACCATAAATCAGTCTTGAAAGGGATTAAGCTTGATGAAGTAAAGTTCGTTGGCTATGCGTTTCAGATTGAGATGAAATTCACTTCATGGAAACTGGGATTCAAGCTGGTGGAAGTGCCGATCATATTCACAGACCGTACAAAAGGAACCTCAAAAATGAGTCGCGGAATCTTCAAAGAAGCAGTATTAGGTGTGATAATGATGAAAATAAAAAGCATTATCAATCCTTATACCCTTAATCAAAACGGATTGACCGAATAGGCTCTACCTTGGATATCACCATCACAGGTATCCACAAAACTGCGGCTGTCAGCGCAACAATCCCCAAATTAATAAGAATGAATGCAGTCCAATTCCAATCAATGGGCACATAATTCATGTAATAACTTGCAGCGTCCAGAGGGATCAATCTGAATTGATCTTGCAAAAAGCCTATTCCAAGCCCTATCGCATTTCCAATGGCCATGCCACGAAACAGGATATTGATTCCATTCCAAAAAAAGATACTTCGGA contains:
- the hisC gene encoding histidinol-phosphate transaminase, with product MKFDLTPLLRPHIANLQPYTSARDEYTGKEGIFLDANENPYGSVTDEDYNRYPDPYQLELKDEIAKIKGVKPSQIFLGNGSDEAIDLLFRAFCNPGKDNVILLPPTYGMYEVSAGINDVETRKVPLTPDFQLQPDLILQAIDTHTKIIFVCSPNNPSGNKVNREDILRLLKEFNGLVVVDEAYIDFSDEPSFTDYLGEYGNLLVMQTFSKAWGLASLRLGMAFAGKKMIKILNRIKPPYNISGLTQDTVLAAIQKVDKVNRMIADILQEREHLKEEMGKLDFVEKIHPSHANFLLVKIPNAGHVYDDLIEEKIIVRNRSKVQLCEECLRISVGTRAENESFIQALKKIYTESFKL
- a CDS encoding DinB family protein produces the protein MKESRRIESLFAKQYNGNPWLGVNMVDKLSQITPEQAAHKFSPQANSIWEILNHMIGWRELVLRGIPKNNYSSPNHNFIQPITNTTKEEWQKTLAHLEKSQEDWLQYLSTLDEMILGETFGDMSYSYYELILGVLHHDIYHFGQISILFRLITEGV
- a CDS encoding esterase; the protein is MKKNLLLSILSFCLIAISTQAQEALFSSQQITSPEIHKDGSVTFRIFAPRASSVQVTGDFLPTVKTQTPMGEMDGPGKAELTKDDKGVWSITTPVLSPELYSYSFIVDDLKTTDPANPFLIRDVASVTNVFIVGKGQADLYRVKDVPHGTVARRWYDSPGLKMDRRLTIYTPPGYEQSKDKFPVLYLLHGAGGDEEAWIALGRTAQIMDNMIAEGKAKPMIVVMPNGNVIQDAAPGEGNGGMYKPAFMIPKTMDGTYEVNFTDIISFIENNYRVKSDKANRAIAGLSMGGYHTMHISRFYPNTFDYIGLFSAAIMPREDATSSVYSDIDGTLKTQMDNGYELYWIAIGKTDFLYDANKEYRAKLDAMGMPYEYIESEGGHIWKNWRIYLTQFVPLLFN
- the hisB gene encoding bifunctional histidinol-phosphatase/imidazoleglycerol-phosphate dehydratase HisB; its protein translation is MKKKVLFIDRDGTIIKEPPTDFQVDSLEKLEFLPKAISNLRKIAEETDFELVMVTNQDGLGTDSFPEKTFWPAQFKMLKTLEQENIFFKEIHVDKTFEKDNAPTRKPGTGLLTAYFSEEYDLANSYVIGDRQTDVKLAENLGAKAIFIGSSAENAALVTTDWDEIYEFLKMPPRAAEVSRKTSETDIYIKLNLDGNGSCDIKTGLHFFDHMLEQLGKHGSTDLEIKVNGDLHIDEHHTIEDTALALGEAYLKALGDKKGIYRYGFLLPMDDVLAQVAIDFGGRPWMVWDAEFKREKVGDMPTEMFYHFFKSFSDTAKCNLNIKAEGDNEHHKIEAIFKALARAIKMAVMRDARNINQLPSTKGVL
- the hisD gene encoding histidinol dehydrogenase yields the protein MKILDNPNKETWKKQLARPTFKTKQITKIVKPILRKVKRNGDKALLKFAMEYDHVELESLFPSELEIQSASAAISPELKEAIRVAKSNIERFHMAQATPELIDEVMPGVICKRKSIPIQKVGLYIPGGTAPLFSTVLMLGIPAVLAGCKEIVLCSPPNREGNIHPAILYTAGLVGITKIVKVGGAQAIAAMTYGTESVPRVDKIFGPGNQFVTAAKQMATKYGVAIDMPAGPSEVLVYADDSANPAFVAADLLSQAEHGVDSQVILVTDTEKFAQRVIKEIDTQLEELPRKDIAKKALENSRAVIMDNMEEAMELINFYAPEHLIISVVEEEKAVDAVYNAGSVFIGNFTPESAGDYASGTNHTLPTYGYARNYSGVSLDSFVKKITYQKISPEGLKNLGPTIEIMAENELLYAHKNAVSIRLKHLKKRKK
- a CDS encoding polyprenol monophosphomannose synthase, which translates into the protein MDHRKLVIIPTFNEKENILEMIQSVMGLVGGFELLVIDDGSPDGTGDLVKSKKSDFPGRLHLIEREGKLGLGTAYITGFKWALERDYDFIFEMDADFSHNPEDLIRLYQACAEKHFDLAIGSRYITGVNVVNWPMGRVLMSYFASVYVKFITGLPVKDSTAGFKCYHKSVLKGIKLDEVKFVGYAFQIEMKFTSWKLGFKLVEVPIIFTDRTKGTSKMSRGIFKEAVLGVIMMKIKSIINPYTLNQNGLTE
- a CDS encoding tetratricopeptide repeat protein yields the protein MKRLLRTLTILLLVYTSSSCSSNIQTIEHLFNDKKYDDVISDLNQYLFFHVTDVKALHMRARCYEELGEIAKSKADYMHILTIDSEYAQAHAGLGKLFFEQKDYENAELQLLRAASLDPHDFDILYLLGRSMLMTEKFRKAEELLRKAIELNPDHAKVYFYTGMALAYQGDPVGCAASFNSYVNREPDNMVGRYNRGFAYMNAGYLHWAIEDFDAVLKENPNHLEAMAHKGLCMVSMGDSEGCTLVQNAANKGSEYAKSQLEYCHS
- the hisG gene encoding ATP phosphoribosyltransferase; the protein is MEKIIRIAVQKSGRLSEDSLSLIKECGIKFYNGTGKLKSTSTNFPIEFLFLRDDDIPGYVADGVADLGIVGQNEVVEKDKNVTTLKALGFSKCRLSLAVSKGQQYNGVEFFEGKSIATSYPKILGDYLKSQNINADIHEISGSVEIAPSIGLAEGICDIVSSGSTLMMNGLKEVEEIFKSEAVLIANNGLEDWKKEIAEKLLFRINAVQKGKSSKYVLLNAPNESIEKIINLIPGMRSPTILPLAQEGWSSVHSVLNEDQFWENIEELRAAGAEGILVVPIEKMIL